Proteins from a genomic interval of Acetobacterium woodii DSM 1030:
- a CDS encoding GntR family transcriptional regulator: MHINFEDERPIFIQIAEGIEDAILTGAFSENDQIPSITELSVSYKINPATALKGIAILVDEGIIFKKRGVGMFVAPGAVLKLRDKRKELFYDHYIKKLIEEANKLGITRTEILKMVERGYTE; the protein is encoded by the coding sequence TTGCATATAAATTTCGAAGATGAACGACCGATTTTCATTCAAATTGCTGAAGGTATTGAAGACGCAATCTTAACCGGTGCATTTTCCGAAAACGATCAAATTCCATCCATAACTGAATTGTCGGTCAGTTATAAAATCAATCCGGCTACCGCTCTCAAAGGTATCGCCATATTAGTAGATGAGGGCATTATTTTTAAAAAGCGAGGTGTCGGTATGTTTGTCGCTCCCGGAGCGGTTTTAAAGTTGCGAGATAAACGCAAAGAGTTATTTTATGATCATTACATAAAAAAGCTCATTGAAGAAGCAAATAAACTCGGTATCACACGTACTGAGATTTTGAAAATGGTAGAAAGAGGTTATACAGAATGA
- a CDS encoding methyl-accepting chemotaxis protein: MKWIYDLKITPKLLISFIFVALISGIVGMVGIAAIQSISSSSISAHTDSIYAIHTTDDLWSNYQEMRYNAMDMIFENTPSELTQHVKIMNDHLDAINSLISEFEPTIKSDLTKTAFIDFKAANQEFEKELNTLNNLALENKDAEALALMDESGSATKAFDTVLSRLKQVSDTEMLRASDRLGETTQEAQTSTILMIIITVVGILLAILLGLFLSSIIGKPIQKVSKTLKEMSIGQFNTRLKINRNDEIGEMAASADTFSDQLQSVVIATMKQLSHGDISATLETRGEHDELVPALQQIIFSIKGLINETTRLSQAAVAGNLKTRGNTAIFQGSYCEIISGFNATLDAVIHPLTEASKTLNELSLGNLNALMVGDYCGDHAQIKDSLNGTITFLKRVITEINETLAEMGQGNFNQEITSEYSGDFQTIKQALNNINANLSHTMSEINVAALQVDMGAKQISDGGQALSQGTTEQASSIQELTASIEEISTETSQNAVNANEANKLAIDVRSNAELGNQQMEKMIEAMENINQSSNNISKIIKVIDDIAFQTNILALNAAVEAARAGQHGKGFAVVAEEVRSLAARSAEAAKETTALIEGSIVKVNIGTKIADDTAASLKEILIQIDKVADLVATIAQASTNQASEIGQVTQGIGQVSTVVQTNSATAEESAAASEELSNQAELLKAMIDRFELKTTNPPNNRSNISYITPRETVIRSAKPQIILDTADKY, encoded by the coding sequence ATGAAGTGGATTTATGATTTAAAAATCACCCCAAAACTGCTAATCAGTTTTATTTTCGTCGCTTTGATTTCCGGTATTGTTGGTATGGTTGGCATTGCCGCCATCCAATCGATTAGCTCTTCAAGCATTTCTGCCCACACGGATTCAATTTACGCAATCCATACAACGGATGATTTATGGTCTAATTATCAGGAAATGCGTTATAACGCGATGGATATGATCTTTGAAAATACCCCGAGTGAACTCACTCAGCATGTCAAAATCATGAATGATCACCTTGACGCGATCAACAGCCTCATCAGTGAATTTGAACCAACCATTAAAAGTGATCTGACTAAAACTGCTTTTATTGATTTTAAAGCCGCCAACCAAGAATTTGAAAAAGAATTAAACACTTTAAATAACCTTGCCCTCGAAAATAAAGACGCCGAAGCTTTAGCCTTAATGGATGAATCAGGGTCAGCGACGAAGGCTTTTGACACTGTTTTATCCCGTCTTAAACAGGTTTCGGATACCGAAATGTTAAGAGCCTCGGATCGGCTGGGGGAAACAACTCAAGAAGCGCAAACATCAACTATCCTGATGATCATTATCACCGTCGTTGGTATTTTACTCGCCATCCTGCTGGGACTTTTCCTCAGCTCAATCATCGGCAAACCAATCCAAAAAGTCAGCAAAACCTTAAAAGAAATGAGTATCGGACAATTTAACACCCGATTAAAAATAAACCGCAACGATGAAATTGGGGAAATGGCTGCTTCTGCCGATACTTTTTCTGATCAACTCCAAAGTGTTGTGATTGCGACAATGAAACAACTTTCTCATGGTGATATCAGTGCCACGCTTGAAACGCGAGGTGAACATGATGAACTGGTGCCCGCATTACAACAAATTATTTTTTCCATAAAAGGACTAATTAATGAAACAACCAGGCTTTCTCAAGCCGCCGTTGCCGGCAATCTGAAAACTCGCGGAAATACTGCTATTTTTCAAGGCAGTTATTGTGAAATTATCAGTGGTTTTAATGCCACGCTTGATGCCGTCATCCATCCTCTGACCGAAGCCTCAAAAACCCTAAATGAACTTTCGCTTGGTAATCTCAACGCCTTAATGGTTGGCGACTACTGCGGAGATCATGCCCAAATCAAGGATTCACTTAATGGCACGATCACCTTTCTCAAACGTGTTATAACGGAGATTAATGAAACCTTAGCAGAAATGGGCCAGGGTAACTTTAACCAGGAGATCACTTCCGAATATTCTGGCGATTTTCAGACAATCAAACAAGCCTTAAACAACATCAACGCGAATCTAAGCCATACCATGAGCGAAATCAATGTTGCCGCCCTTCAAGTCGATATGGGTGCCAAACAGATTTCTGACGGTGGTCAGGCGTTGTCCCAGGGAACTACCGAACAAGCCAGTTCAATCCAGGAATTAACCGCTTCAATCGAAGAAATTTCAACCGAAACCAGCCAAAATGCTGTCAATGCCAATGAAGCCAATAAACTGGCGATCGATGTTCGCTCCAATGCCGAGTTGGGCAATCAACAAATGGAAAAGATGATTGAAGCGATGGAAAACATTAATCAATCATCCAATAATATTTCTAAAATCATCAAGGTCATTGATGATATCGCCTTCCAAACCAATATTTTAGCCTTAAATGCCGCCGTCGAAGCGGCCCGAGCCGGTCAGCACGGAAAAGGTTTTGCGGTGGTCGCCGAAGAGGTGCGCAGCCTGGCCGCCCGCAGTGCCGAAGCAGCTAAAGAAACAACCGCTTTAATTGAAGGCTCCATTGTAAAAGTAAATATTGGTACCAAGATCGCCGATGATACTGCCGCCAGTTTAAAAGAAATCTTAATCCAAATTGATAAAGTCGCCGATTTAGTCGCGACGATCGCCCAGGCATCCACCAATCAAGCTTCGGAAATCGGGCAAGTCACCCAGGGGATTGGGCAAGTTTCTACCGTTGTTCAAACAAATTCAGCTACCGCCGAAGAAAGTGCCGCTGCCAGTGAAGAACTATCAAACCAGGCTGAACTGTTAAAAGCGATGATCGACCGTTTCGAATTAAAAACTACGAATCCGCCTAACAACCGCTCTAATATCTCTTATATAACCCCGCGCGAAACAGTAATCCGATCAGCTAAACCACAAATTATTTTAGACACTGCCGATAAATATTAA
- a CDS encoding VOC family protein, which produces MNKYDNFFVPVDDLQEAVKYYVNVLGLELKFDFSDKGMVAFNVGDEEPAIILKEKSKFPDVKPAIWLVADNVNDEYQRLRKNGVKFLSEPFQIGTGHAVEFEDIDGNRFGIADYQ; this is translated from the coding sequence ATGAATAAATATGATAATTTTTTTGTCCCGGTTGATGATCTGCAAGAGGCGGTAAAGTATTATGTTAATGTTTTAGGTTTGGAGTTGAAATTTGATTTTTCGGATAAAGGGATGGTGGCTTTTAACGTTGGGGATGAAGAACCGGCAATAATTTTAAAAGAAAAAAGTAAATTTCCCGATGTCAAACCAGCGATCTGGCTGGTTGCTGACAATGTCAATGATGAATATCAACGGCTGCGGAAAAATGGCGTAAAATTTTTAAGTGAACCCTTTCAAATCGGAACCGGACATGCCGTTGAATTTGAAGATATCGACGGCAATCGTTTTGGCATTGCCGATTATCAGTGA
- a CDS encoding TetR/AcrR family transcriptional regulator codes for METKRQLQKAATRKLILDTAYQVYAEQGFTATTNKIAQAANVSHGTIFVHFPTVENLISCLLEEFGIEINEQLHSLSEQDENLETFLDAHITILIRYEKFYQRLISEISLLPEQARFIYINMQSVVSFHLNNVLIRYQTKNLIKDIPMHLIFNTWLGLLHYYLSNSFIFTTGSVLTEFKDELISNYIKLIKK; via the coding sequence ATGGAAACGAAACGTCAATTACAAAAAGCGGCCACAAGAAAACTGATTTTGGATACCGCCTATCAAGTTTATGCAGAACAAGGATTTACGGCCACCACCAATAAAATAGCCCAAGCAGCCAACGTTTCACATGGAACGATTTTTGTTCATTTTCCAACGGTGGAAAATCTGATTAGCTGTTTGCTGGAAGAATTCGGGATCGAAATTAATGAACAATTGCATAGTCTATCGGAACAGGACGAAAATCTGGAAACCTTTCTGGATGCCCATATCACAATTCTGATACGTTATGAGAAATTTTACCAGCGTCTTATTTCAGAAATCTCGTTATTGCCAGAGCAGGCCAGATTTATTTATATCAATATGCAATCGGTGGTATCATTCCATCTTAATAACGTGCTTATCCGTTATCAAACAAAAAATTTGATTAAGGATATTCCGATGCATCTGATTTTTAATACCTGGTTGGGTTTGTTGCATTATTACCTCAGTAATAGTTTTATCTTTACCACCGGATCGGTATTAACAGAATTTAAAGATGAGTTGATTAGTAACTATATCAAGTTAATCAAAAAATAG
- a CDS encoding methyl-accepting chemotaxis protein yields MNWIYDLKIGAKLLLSFVLVSLIAGVVGSVGISNLQSIRGLSDEVYTNVVGSLKTTSQFSSALYQIRYDTIDLILENDPELIKKDATLISNNRKIINDLIPDFEASIHSEELKTAFEDYLTTQVELEKQLDVILNLASENRDSEALALMDTDGAAMVAFTNNLAALNKVIDLKTAAGKAKFDSNTIQANTSVIVMIIITLLGIITAICLGAFLNSIISKPLKKINLSIKEMSMGNFSTRLNMNRKDEIGEMASSADAFSDELQTVVISTMNQISNGDVSADIEIRNEQDELLPALKQIIESIRGLVAETTMLSNAAVAGKLETRGHTEIFNGGYRAIVKGINATLDAVVGPLDIASDYVEKISRGQIPPKLDETYYGHFNTLMNNLNACIDGLGALTDGNRVLKKISVNDFSEVMDVSHPGIYGEIATAINAVNERLLRVVRISTNIANGDMSDLESLKQIGKRSDNDTLNPSLIAMIENINNLVLETEELVSTAVAGDLQSRGNASKFQGEFAKVISGFNKTLEAVTQPMIEAADVLAELSSGNLNTAMIGDYNGDHAQIKKALNATTTFLSRYVGEISSTLEKMGQGNFNQEISADYLGDFVAMKNALNAINGNLSATLTEINVAANQVEMGAKQISDGGQALSQGTTEQASAIEELTASIEEVSSETKRNAMNANKANELAVNVRTNAEIGNNQMTNMIGAMGEINDSSNNISKIIKVIDDIAFQTNILALNAAVEAARAGQHGKGFAVVAEEVRTLAARSAEAAKETTALIEGSIEKVSIGTKIADDTAEGLKKILDEIGKVADLVETIARASNDQASEIAQITQGIEQVSQVVQTNSATAEESAAASEELSGQAELLKGMVDRFEVRSVSQNAPLSFESHSSAAQTTSRSSDPQIILDDLDKY; encoded by the coding sequence GTGAATTGGATTTATGATTTAAAAATTGGCGCAAAACTTCTTCTAAGTTTTGTTTTGGTTTCGCTTATTGCCGGTGTCGTTGGAAGTGTTGGAATTTCTAACCTTCAATCGATCCGCGGGTTGAGTGATGAAGTTTACACTAACGTGGTTGGTTCGCTTAAAACTACCTCGCAGTTTTCAAGCGCACTTTATCAGATACGTTATGATACCATCGATCTAATCCTGGAAAACGATCCCGAATTAATCAAAAAGGATGCTACCTTAATTTCCAACAATCGAAAAATAATTAACGACCTGATTCCAGACTTCGAAGCAAGCATCCATTCCGAAGAATTAAAAACGGCTTTTGAGGATTATCTAACGACTCAAGTAGAATTAGAAAAACAGCTCGATGTCATCCTCAATCTGGCTAGTGAAAACCGGGATTCTGAAGCACTTGCCTTAATGGATACCGATGGTGCGGCAATGGTAGCTTTCACAAATAATTTAGCCGCACTGAACAAAGTAATTGATTTAAAAACAGCTGCCGGAAAAGCAAAATTTGATTCGAATACCATTCAAGCCAACACCTCGGTTATTGTGATGATTATTATCACTCTGCTGGGGATTATCACCGCTATTTGTCTGGGTGCATTCCTTAATTCGATTATTTCTAAGCCACTTAAAAAAATCAATCTTTCGATCAAAGAAATGAGCATGGGGAATTTCAGCACACGTTTGAATATGAACCGAAAAGATGAAATCGGAGAAATGGCTTCTTCCGCCGATGCTTTTTCTGATGAACTTCAAACTGTTGTCATCAGTACCATGAATCAGATTTCTAACGGAGATGTCAGTGCTGACATTGAAATTCGCAATGAACAGGATGAACTACTTCCCGCTTTAAAACAAATTATTGAATCGATTCGCGGTCTAGTTGCGGAAACCACCATGCTTTCAAACGCCGCTGTCGCCGGCAAACTTGAAACCAGAGGACATACCGAGATTTTTAATGGTGGTTATCGCGCTATCGTCAAAGGAATTAACGCGACCTTGGATGCAGTGGTTGGACCCTTAGATATCGCTTCCGATTATGTCGAAAAAATTAGCAGAGGTCAGATTCCTCCCAAACTTGATGAAACCTACTATGGCCATTTCAATACCCTCATGAACAACTTAAATGCTTGTATTGACGGATTAGGCGCTCTAACTGATGGCAATCGGGTGCTAAAAAAAATTAGTGTAAATGATTTTTCCGAGGTGATGGATGTTAGCCATCCGGGAATTTATGGTGAAATTGCGACAGCTATTAATGCTGTAAATGAACGCCTGCTCCGTGTTGTTAGGATCTCAACCAATATTGCCAATGGCGATATGAGCGATCTGGAGAGCCTAAAACAAATTGGTAAACGCAGCGATAATGACACCTTAAATCCCAGTTTAATCGCGATGATCGAAAATATTAATAATCTTGTTCTGGAAACCGAAGAGCTGGTTAGTACCGCAGTCGCCGGAGATCTTCAAAGCCGTGGTAACGCCAGCAAGTTCCAGGGTGAATTTGCCAAGGTTATCAGCGGTTTCAACAAGACCCTCGAGGCCGTTACACAACCGATGATCGAAGCCGCCGATGTGCTGGCTGAACTTTCGTCAGGAAACCTCAATACAGCAATGATCGGTGATTATAATGGCGATCATGCACAGATAAAAAAAGCATTAAACGCAACTACCACCTTTCTTTCCCGTTATGTCGGTGAAATCAGCAGTACGCTTGAAAAAATGGGTCAAGGTAATTTCAATCAGGAAATTTCCGCTGACTATTTAGGCGATTTTGTCGCCATGAAAAACGCATTAAACGCGATTAACGGCAATTTGAGCGCTACCCTAACCGAAATTAATGTGGCGGCCAACCAGGTTGAAATGGGCGCCAAACAAATTTCCGATGGCGGACAAGCTTTATCGCAAGGAACCACCGAGCAGGCGAGTGCCATTGAGGAATTAACAGCATCCATTGAAGAAGTTTCATCAGAAACAAAACGCAACGCTATGAACGCCAATAAAGCTAACGAATTGGCTGTTAATGTCCGCACGAATGCTGAAATCGGCAATAATCAAATGACCAATATGATTGGTGCTATGGGCGAAATTAACGACTCTTCCAATAACATTTCAAAAATTATTAAAGTCATTGATGATATTGCCTTCCAGACCAATATTCTGGCTTTAAATGCCGCAGTAGAAGCTGCCCGGGCCGGCCAACATGGCAAAGGATTCGCCGTCGTTGCTGAAGAAGTTCGTACCCTTGCCGCCCGTAGTGCTGAGGCCGCCAAAGAGACCACGGCTTTAATTGAGGGCTCCATTGAAAAAGTGAGTATTGGAACAAAAATTGCTGATGACACCGCCGAAGGTTTGAAAAAAATATTGGATGAGATCGGCAAGGTTGCCGATTTAGTTGAAACCATCGCCCGGGCGTCAAACGATCAAGCCTCAGAAATTGCACAAATCACTCAGGGAATTGAACAAGTTTCCCAGGTGGTTCAAACTAATTCCGCAACTGCCGAAGAAAGCGCCGCCGCCAGTGAAGAACTTTCCGGTCAAGCCGAATTATTAAAAGGGATGGTTGATCGTTTTGAAGTCCGGAGTGTCAGTCAAAATGCCCCCCTTTCTTTTGAATCACACTCATCAGCCGCGCAAACGACTAGTCGATCATCCGATCCCCAAATTATCTTAGATGATTTGGATAAATATTAA
- a CDS encoding zinc ribbon domain-containing protein: MKKCIACGMPMKKESDFAMGDTSKDYCVYCAKSDGSMQSFEEKQQSLIEFMIKTQGLDKNIAAQAVAKTMCQLPAWKAYFKS; encoded by the coding sequence ATGAAAAAATGTATCGCATGCGGGATGCCGATGAAAAAAGAAAGCGACTTTGCAATGGGTGACACCAGCAAGGATTATTGTGTATATTGTGCCAAGTCGGATGGGTCGATGCAATCTTTTGAAGAAAAGCAACAGAGCCTGATAGAATTTATGATAAAAACGCAGGGACTGGATAAAAATATCGCTGCACAGGCGGTTGCGAAGACGATGTGCCAACTACCTGCTTGGAAAGCTTATTTTAAAAGCTAG
- a CDS encoding ATP-binding cassette domain-containing protein, translating to MNGIEITNITKSFGDTLALNEISLKFEPDKIYGLLGRNGAGKSTLLNIITNRLFADSGDITIDGQTSVENDHAQNKIYLMSEKNLYPRSMNCKEAFNWSQSFYPNFDLDSALKLSRLFGLDLKKKIRALSTGYSSIFKIVIALSVNTPYVLFDEPVLGLDANHRELFYKLLIEKYSETPFTAIISTHLIEEISTLLESVIIIKNGKILINETCETLMHKGYSLAGTAKQVDDFIRDKEVIGIDTLGGLKTATIIGDLDKQHLPESLEIANLDLQKLFIKLTNEE from the coding sequence ATGAATGGCATTGAAATAACAAACATCACAAAATCATTTGGCGATACTTTGGCCTTAAATGAAATCTCCTTGAAATTTGAGCCTGATAAAATATATGGTTTATTGGGGCGCAATGGGGCTGGCAAGTCAACCCTCTTAAATATTATTACAAATCGCCTGTTTGCCGATAGCGGTGACATTACCATTGACGGACAAACCAGTGTTGAAAATGATCATGCTCAAAATAAAATTTACCTGATGTCCGAAAAAAACCTGTACCCTCGCAGTATGAATTGTAAAGAGGCCTTTAACTGGAGCCAATCGTTTTATCCAAACTTTGATCTGGACTCTGCGCTTAAGCTAAGTCGTCTGTTCGGTTTGGATCTGAAGAAAAAAATCAGAGCTTTATCGACCGGGTATTCATCGATTTTTAAAATTGTCATCGCCTTATCCGTTAATACCCCCTATGTCCTGTTTGACGAACCAGTACTGGGTCTTGATGCCAATCATCGCGAGCTCTTTTATAAACTACTCATTGAAAAATACAGTGAGACCCCCTTTACCGCGATCATTTCCACGCATCTGATTGAAGAAATTTCGACGCTTCTGGAAAGTGTCATAATTATTAAAAATGGTAAAATATTAATCAACGAAACTTGTGAAACCCTGATGCATAAAGGCTATTCCCTAGCTGGTACGGCAAAACAAGTCGATGACTTTATTCGGGATAAAGAAGTCATTGGCATTGATACCCTGGGCGGACTAAAAACCGCAACCATCATTGGTGACCTCGATAAACAGCATTTACCAGAGAGCCTCGAAATAGCAAATCTTGATCTGCAAAAATTATTCATAAAACTGACTAACGAGGAGTAA